A DNA window from Pseudoalteromonas spongiae UST010723-006 contains the following coding sequences:
- a CDS encoding DUF342 domain-containing protein, whose amino-acid sequence MFTLNNENQVVLTVSEQTPMPPSADFVFQALANSEFADCYVLTKEVKEAFRDPDFDKLIVAEKHDATLTVSVSEDKMAATALLTTAYGGELMSMEQAVEIIKQANITRGYKQVWLESLLGKQFEAMPGKELSGVIAKGQIPVAGKNGSLEKNVQTLADRVRQPKRREDGSVDMRDFGALASVKPGDTLMTHHFATLGKDGFNVLGETLKAKPGDEVKLIAGDGTELSGTDDKYLVATIAGVPVDDKYGMRVDDVFTIPNVDVKSGHIDFDGSVIITENIEPGMKVTAKGDITVFGSVESAELNATGSIEIKEGCLGHHKENDELSNKISCEGNLTISYAQYTYLSGNQVKIKNQASHCHIKAKNELMIGNPEKGDGKLIGGKVLDAKTMICGEVGTDKGAHTEIHLGHAAVLLKNRTDEIFEQVRLCNQQLETLESEFDKALSIEDADKQQNLLIEISDKQNLNEQLIELLPNKAAKLERAIHMLRDYCYLEVQKALHSNVELRIFNKVLKTARTYPPLTARIDKNKIELEFKTT is encoded by the coding sequence GTGTTTACTCTTAATAACGAAAATCAAGTTGTACTGACAGTTTCTGAGCAAACGCCCATGCCGCCGAGTGCTGACTTTGTCTTTCAAGCACTCGCTAACTCTGAATTCGCCGATTGTTATGTTTTAACAAAAGAAGTGAAAGAAGCTTTTCGCGATCCCGACTTTGACAAACTGATTGTTGCGGAAAAACACGATGCAACGCTGACAGTGTCGGTCAGTGAAGACAAAATGGCTGCAACCGCCTTGTTAACCACGGCCTACGGCGGTGAATTGATGAGCATGGAACAGGCCGTTGAAATCATTAAACAAGCTAATATCACCCGCGGTTACAAACAAGTTTGGTTAGAATCGTTACTAGGTAAGCAATTTGAGGCAATGCCCGGCAAAGAGCTTTCGGGCGTAATTGCCAAAGGGCAAATTCCTGTTGCCGGTAAAAACGGTTCGCTTGAAAAGAATGTACAAACTCTTGCCGACCGCGTGCGTCAACCGAAGCGCCGCGAAGATGGTTCTGTAGATATGCGTGATTTTGGCGCACTCGCAAGTGTAAAACCCGGTGATACCCTGATGACGCACCACTTTGCCACATTAGGCAAAGACGGATTTAACGTACTTGGTGAAACACTAAAAGCCAAACCGGGCGATGAAGTAAAATTAATTGCAGGTGACGGCACTGAACTTAGTGGCACCGATGATAAGTACCTAGTTGCTACTATTGCCGGCGTTCCTGTTGATGACAAATACGGTATGCGTGTTGACGATGTATTTACCATTCCTAATGTCGATGTAAAATCAGGCCATATTGATTTTGACGGTTCAGTGATCATTACCGAGAATATTGAACCGGGTATGAAAGTAACCGCAAAAGGCGACATTACCGTGTTTGGTAGCGTTGAATCTGCGGAGCTAAACGCCACAGGCAGCATAGAAATTAAAGAAGGCTGTTTAGGCCACCACAAAGAGAACGATGAGCTTTCGAATAAAATTAGCTGTGAAGGCAACTTAACCATCAGCTACGCACAATATACGTACTTATCTGGCAATCAAGTTAAAATTAAAAACCAAGCAAGCCACTGCCACATTAAAGCCAAAAATGAGCTAATGATCGGCAACCCTGAAAAAGGGGATGGCAAACTCATTGGCGGCAAAGTACTTGATGCTAAAACCATGATCTGCGGTGAAGTGGGCACCGACAAAGGTGCGCATACGGAAATTCACTTAGGTCATGCAGCTGTATTATTGAAAAACCGCACCGATGAAATTTTTGAACAAGTGCGCTTATGTAATCAGCAGCTAGAAACGCTCGAGTCTGAGTTTGATAAAGCACTGTCTATTGAAGATGCCGATAAACAACAAAATCTGTTAATTGAAATCTCTGATAAGCAAAACCTTAACGAACAGCTAATTGAGTTACTGCCAAATAAAGCCGCCAAGCTAGAACGTGCCATTCATATGCTCCGTGATTACTGCTATCTCGAAGTACAAAAAGCACTACACTCGAATGTAGAGCTGCGTATTTTTAACAAAGTACTCAAAACGGCGCGCACTTACCCACCCCTTACGGCACGTATAGATAAAAACAAAATCGAATTAGAGTTTAAAACAACCTAA
- a CDS encoding RidA family protein has protein sequence MTKSIISTDTAPAAIGTYSQAVKVGTTVYLSGQIPLVPETMEMVSDDFTEQTHQVFKNLVSVCQAAGGEIQNMVKVNIFLTDLSNFATVNEVMSQYFNEPYPARAAIGVAELPKGSQIEIDGILELPSTN, from the coding sequence ATGACAAAATCAATTATTAGCACTGATACAGCACCTGCAGCAATTGGCACGTATAGCCAAGCAGTAAAAGTAGGTACTACGGTTTACCTTTCAGGCCAAATTCCACTGGTTCCTGAAACAATGGAAATGGTATCAGACGATTTCACTGAACAAACACACCAAGTATTTAAAAATCTCGTGTCTGTATGTCAGGCTGCTGGCGGCGAAATTCAAAACATGGTTAAAGTAAATATTTTCCTAACCGACCTATCTAACTTCGCAACCGTAAATGAAGTGATGAGCCAGTATTTTAACGAACCATATCCAGCGCGCGCTGCGATTGGCGTTGCTGAACTGCCAAAAGGTTCACAAATCGAAATTGATGGCATTTTAGAGTTACCATCAACTAATTAA
- the spoT gene encoding bifunctional GTP diphosphokinase/guanosine-3',5'-bis pyrophosphate 3'-pyrophosphohydrolase codes for MYLFEGLKKNISEYLTPEQVELVQKAYVVARDAHEGQTRSSGEPYITHPVEVTQILANMRLDHETLMAALMHDVIEDTDFSQQDLAEIFGDTVAELVEGVSKLDKLSFKDQKEFQAENYRKMIMAMTQDIRVILIKLADRTHNMRTLGALRPEKRRRIARETLEIFAPIANRLGIHDIKNELEDLGFQALYPMRHRALKNEVTKARGNRKEIIQNIQNEIISRIEESGIEVEVSGREKHLYSIYRKMLNKELMFNEVMDIYAFRIVANSMDTCYRVLGVVHNLYKPIETRFKDYIAVPKTNGYQSLHTSLVGPHGIPVEIQIRTHEMDQMADKGVAAHWLYKKAGDSAGNTAQQRARQWMQSLLELQQSAGSSFEFVENVKTELFPEEIYVFTPDGRIIELPMGATAVDFAYAVHTDVGNTCVGVRVNRKPYPLSAALDTGQTVEVITSSGAHPNATWLNFIVTAKARMGVQKYLKKQEHEEALQLGRRLLDSALGEHHLSDVSEEALARTVEEHNVDSLDKLLIEIGSGNILSLLVAKRLLQEQGEDVGELNHNKKAAIIGTEGMLINYSKCCRPVPGDEIVAHISQGKGLTVHRQECKNIRGWQQERSKYFVVKWEDNPEKEYIAALRVEIINHQGALAKLTNLVSTTAANIVEISTEEKESNLYLIDLGITVKDRVHVANIMRRIRVMPDVQKVYRRK; via the coding sequence ATGTATCTTTTTGAAGGTCTTAAAAAGAACATCTCAGAATATTTAACGCCAGAGCAAGTTGAACTTGTACAAAAGGCCTATGTGGTTGCGCGTGACGCACACGAGGGTCAAACACGTTCAAGTGGTGAACCCTATATCACCCACCCTGTTGAGGTGACACAAATACTTGCCAATATGCGCTTAGATCACGAAACCTTAATGGCTGCATTAATGCATGACGTGATTGAAGATACCGATTTCAGCCAACAAGACCTTGCTGAAATTTTTGGCGATACCGTTGCCGAACTGGTTGAGGGTGTGTCAAAGCTCGATAAACTTAGCTTTAAAGACCAAAAAGAATTCCAAGCGGAAAACTATCGCAAAATGATTATGGCAATGACGCAAGATATTCGCGTTATTCTTATCAAGCTTGCAGACCGCACGCACAATATGCGAACACTTGGCGCACTGCGTCCTGAAAAACGTCGCCGCATTGCCCGTGAAACACTTGAAATTTTTGCCCCAATAGCCAACCGTCTTGGTATTCATGACATTAAAAATGAGTTGGAAGATTTAGGTTTTCAAGCGCTTTACCCAATGCGTCACCGCGCGCTAAAAAACGAAGTCACTAAAGCACGTGGTAACCGTAAAGAGATAATTCAAAACATTCAAAACGAAATTATCTCGCGCATTGAAGAATCAGGAATTGAAGTTGAAGTATCGGGCCGCGAAAAACACCTTTATAGCATTTACCGTAAAATGCTAAATAAAGAACTGATGTTCAATGAAGTTATGGATATTTACGCGTTTCGCATTGTCGCCAATTCAATGGACACCTGCTACCGCGTACTTGGGGTTGTGCACAACCTATACAAACCAATCGAAACGCGTTTTAAAGACTACATCGCCGTACCAAAAACCAATGGCTATCAGTCTTTGCATACCTCGCTTGTAGGTCCGCATGGTATTCCCGTTGAAATTCAAATTCGCACCCATGAAATGGATCAAATGGCTGATAAAGGGGTTGCCGCACACTGGCTTTACAAAAAAGCGGGTGATAGTGCGGGTAATACGGCGCAGCAACGCGCTCGCCAGTGGATGCAAAGCTTACTTGAATTACAACAAAGCGCAGGCTCATCATTCGAATTTGTTGAAAACGTTAAAACAGAACTTTTCCCTGAAGAGATTTATGTATTCACGCCAGATGGTCGCATAATTGAATTACCAATGGGCGCCACAGCGGTCGATTTTGCCTACGCAGTTCACACCGACGTTGGTAACACCTGTGTTGGCGTGCGGGTGAACAGAAAGCCTTATCCACTAAGCGCAGCGCTTGATACCGGCCAAACGGTTGAAGTTATTACCAGCTCAGGTGCTCACCCTAACGCGACTTGGCTTAATTTTATTGTTACCGCAAAAGCGCGTATGGGCGTGCAAAAATACCTTAAGAAGCAAGAGCACGAAGAAGCACTGCAATTAGGCCGTCGCCTTTTAGATTCAGCACTTGGCGAGCACCATTTAAGCGATGTAAGTGAAGAAGCGCTGGCACGCACAGTGGAAGAACATAATGTTGATTCACTGGATAAATTATTAATAGAAATTGGTTCAGGTAACATTTTAAGCCTACTTGTCGCAAAGCGTTTGCTACAAGAGCAAGGAGAAGATGTTGGCGAACTAAACCACAACAAAAAAGCGGCCATTATTGGTACTGAAGGGATGTTAATTAACTACTCTAAGTGCTGCCGCCCTGTTCCTGGTGATGAAATTGTTGCGCATATTAGCCAAGGTAAAGGCCTTACGGTTCATCGCCAAGAATGTAAGAACATTCGCGGTTGGCAGCAAGAACGCTCTAAATATTTTGTTGTGAAATGGGAAGACAACCCAGAAAAAGAATATATTGCAGCACTACGTGTTGAAATTATAAACCACCAAGGCGCACTCGCTAAATTAACGAATTTAGTATCAACGACCGCGGCAAACATTGTTGAAATTAGTACCGAAGAAAAAGAGAGTAACTTATACCTAATCGATCTAGGTATCACAGTGAAAGACCGCGTCCATGTCGCTAACATAATGCGCCGAATTCGAGTAATGCCAGATGTACAAAAAGTATATCGCCGAAAATAA
- the rpoZ gene encoding DNA-directed RNA polymerase subunit omega encodes MARVTVEDAVDKIGNRFDLILVAARRARQIATGGKDPMVDAENDKPTVIALREIEKGFITNDSLDSLEREDQQNQEAAELAAVAAIVGGGHQ; translated from the coding sequence ATGGCTCGAGTAACTGTTGAAGATGCAGTAGATAAGATTGGTAACCGTTTTGACCTTATTTTAGTTGCGGCTCGCCGTGCGCGCCAAATCGCAACTGGTGGCAAAGATCCTATGGTTGATGCTGAAAACGACAAGCCAACTGTAATCGCACTACGTGAAATTGAAAAAGGTTTCATCACCAATGATTCTTTAGATTCACTAGAGCGCGAAGATCAGCAAAACCAAGAAGCGGCTGAGCTAGCTGCGGTTGCTGCTATCGTTGGTGGTGGTCACCAATAA
- the gmk gene encoding guanylate kinase produces the protein MSQARGNLFILSAPSGAGKSSLINALLERHSDMKVSVSHTTRSPRPGEENGVHYHFVTQDEFKQVIADDGFFEWAQVFDNYYGTSKQSIETQLANGIDVFLDIDWQGARQVRELVSDVRTIFILPPSKQELEARLNSRGQDSAEVIASRMAKAQSETSHYNEYDYLIVNDDFDTALYQLETIVFASRLAQTNQTHKHQQLLNDLLAD, from the coding sequence ATGAGCCAAGCTCGTGGTAATTTGTTTATTTTGTCAGCACCTTCTGGTGCAGGTAAATCAAGCCTTATCAACGCACTGTTAGAACGCCATAGCGATATGAAAGTATCGGTATCACACACCACACGCTCACCTCGTCCGGGTGAAGAAAACGGCGTGCACTATCATTTTGTAACGCAAGATGAATTTAAACAAGTCATCGCTGACGATGGTTTTTTTGAATGGGCACAAGTGTTTGATAACTACTATGGCACGTCAAAACAAAGCATTGAAACGCAATTAGCGAATGGCATCGATGTTTTTTTAGATATTGATTGGCAAGGCGCGCGTCAAGTAAGAGAGCTTGTTTCAGATGTACGCACTATTTTTATTTTGCCACCATCAAAGCAAGAACTTGAAGCGCGTTTAAATAGCCGAGGTCAAGACAGCGCCGAAGTCATCGCGAGCCGAATGGCAAAAGCACAATCAGAAACCTCTCATTACAATGAATACGATTATCTCATTGTGAATGATGATTTTGATACGGCACTTTACCAGTTGGAAACCATTGTCTTTGCCTCGCGCTTGGCACAAACCAACCAAACGCATAAGCACCAGCAACTGCTGAATGACTTATTAGCGGATTAA
- the yjjX gene encoding inosine/xanthosine triphosphatase, which translates to MSKESQKIIVGSTNPVKINAVSNAFSAMFPNIDFTCEGVFAPSDVADQPMTAEETLLGAKNRVAYTKAHFQADWYVAIEGGVDNFSYGPATFAYIVIDNKQHVQVGRSSNLPMPNVVYSALCEGEELGHVMDRLFDTENIKQKGGAMALLTNNSVTRESVYTMAITTALAPFVNQQLFNL; encoded by the coding sequence ATGAGTAAAGAAAGCCAAAAAATTATTGTTGGGTCGACAAATCCCGTAAAAATAAACGCAGTAAGCAATGCATTTTCTGCCATGTTTCCAAACATTGATTTCACCTGTGAAGGTGTATTTGCGCCATCCGATGTGGCAGACCAACCAATGACCGCAGAAGAAACCTTACTAGGTGCAAAAAACCGAGTTGCTTACACAAAAGCGCATTTTCAGGCGGATTGGTATGTTGCGATAGAGGGCGGTGTAGATAACTTTAGTTATGGTCCTGCGACCTTTGCTTACATTGTGATTGATAACAAACAGCATGTGCAAGTTGGCCGCAGTAGCAATTTACCTATGCCAAATGTGGTTTATTCTGCGCTTTGCGAAGGTGAAGAGCTGGGTCATGTAATGGATAGGTTATTTGACACTGAGAATATTAAACAAAAGGGCGGGGCAATGGCGTTGTTAACGAATAACTCAGTCACCCGAGAGAGCGTTTACACCATGGCGATTACTACTGCGCTTGCACCATTTGTTAATCAACAACTGTTTAATTTGTAA
- the yjjG gene encoding pyrimidine 5'-nucleotidase, with product MKYQWIVFDADETLFHFDAFAGLKQLFSNYDIVFEKSDFDEFQAVNKPLWVDYQNGTITAKELQIKRFTRWGETLDVAPELLNQQFIEAMADICQCLPGARKLLELLHGKARLAIITNGFTALQQVRLARTDLTHFFEHVIISEQVGVAKPNIAIFDHALQLFGNPDKSNVLMVGDTLSSDILGGKNAGLDTCWINHAGEKELDTVGATYQVSCLTGLYNLITSLQAESN from the coding sequence ATGAAGTACCAATGGATCGTTTTTGATGCTGATGAAACCTTGTTTCATTTTGATGCATTCGCAGGTTTAAAGCAGCTATTTTCAAACTACGATATCGTATTTGAAAAATCTGATTTTGATGAGTTTCAAGCCGTTAATAAGCCGCTTTGGGTGGATTATCAAAATGGCACAATTACCGCTAAAGAATTACAAATAAAGCGTTTCACACGTTGGGGTGAAACGTTAGACGTGGCACCTGAATTACTTAATCAACAATTTATTGAAGCCATGGCTGATATTTGTCAGTGTTTGCCGGGTGCGCGTAAGTTACTTGAGTTACTGCATGGTAAAGCAAGGCTTGCGATTATCACTAACGGCTTTACCGCACTGCAGCAGGTGCGCCTAGCTCGCACTGATTTAACGCACTTTTTTGAGCATGTCATTATCTCTGAGCAAGTGGGTGTGGCAAAACCGAATATTGCGATTTTCGACCATGCGCTGCAGCTGTTTGGCAATCCAGATAAATCAAACGTGTTGATGGTAGGTGATACGTTGAGTTCAGATATTTTAGGTGGTAAAAATGCGGGCCTTGATACTTGCTGGATTAATCATGCGGGTGAAAAAGAATTAGATACGGTAGGTGCTACCTATCAAGTGAGCTGCTTAACGGGTTTGTATAATCTGATTACCTCATTACAAGCCGAAAGCAATTAG
- a CDS encoding methyl-accepting chemotaxis protein — protein sequence MNSLTLKNKIVIFTVVLFLSLISLAGLGLKALRQASEMDNIARINQLMKSTVNIVNQFELASKNGTLNEEQAKQLATQMLRENKYHDSEYVYVVDKQLNFVATPHDPQLHGTSFNDFKDASGGSIGAMVERLVGNKTGQIITYHWDSEREGEVVDLTSVVQKTKDWGWYIGTGISYKEVDERYWQTASWLLTLSIFIAVVLSVVLAKFGLDLNKSLGGEINRVQSAVMSASRGNLKTTHAFQSADENSVAGAINYMQLGLQEVVGGIKNVSDALQDEVRASETRSQELDQLTNSLSKETHVVASAITELTASAATVADHAEQAAYSVKEAEEQGKSANILTKEAANTIELLEKQIENAGDNIQTLDDEVNNIESVLSVIQGIAEQTNLLALNAAIEAARAGDQGRGFAVVADEVRQLAQRTQASTEEIQQMIAKLQSATKDAKSSVTQSISTSEETVTKSQKAAEELTRIAESLSAITEMSHQISVAAKEQLQAGEDTAQRVVHISDTAENTARVSLDAHKATDQIKSFTKNLEKEIAKFEV from the coding sequence ATGAATTCACTAACCTTAAAGAATAAAATAGTCATTTTTACGGTTGTTTTATTTCTCTCGCTAATTTCACTTGCAGGGCTTGGTTTAAAAGCCTTACGACAAGCCAGTGAAATGGACAATATCGCACGTATTAACCAGCTGATGAAAAGCACAGTTAATATCGTCAACCAATTTGAACTCGCCAGCAAAAATGGCACGCTAAATGAAGAACAAGCAAAACAACTCGCCACTCAAATGCTCAGAGAAAACAAATACCACGACTCTGAATACGTTTATGTGGTAGATAAACAACTCAATTTCGTAGCCACGCCACACGACCCTCAACTACATGGTACAAGCTTCAACGACTTTAAAGATGCCAGCGGTGGCAGTATTGGCGCTATGGTGGAACGTTTAGTTGGCAATAAAACCGGACAAATCATTACCTATCATTGGGATTCTGAGCGCGAAGGCGAAGTGGTCGATTTAACGTCTGTAGTACAAAAAACAAAAGATTGGGGCTGGTACATAGGTACCGGCATTAGCTACAAAGAAGTAGACGAGCGATACTGGCAAACGGCAAGTTGGCTACTTACACTGTCAATTTTCATAGCCGTTGTGCTATCAGTCGTACTTGCCAAATTTGGCCTAGATTTAAATAAATCTTTGGGTGGTGAAATTAACCGTGTTCAATCTGCTGTAATGAGCGCCTCTCGCGGTAACTTAAAAACTACCCATGCATTTCAAAGCGCAGATGAAAACAGTGTCGCCGGCGCAATTAACTATATGCAACTCGGTTTGCAAGAAGTGGTTGGTGGTATCAAAAATGTATCTGATGCGCTGCAAGATGAAGTACGCGCCTCTGAAACACGTTCGCAAGAGCTTGATCAGCTCACAAATTCACTGAGTAAAGAAACCCATGTAGTTGCCTCTGCAATTACCGAACTAACCGCATCAGCCGCAACGGTCGCCGACCACGCTGAGCAAGCTGCGTATTCAGTAAAAGAAGCTGAAGAACAAGGTAAAAGCGCGAATATTCTTACTAAAGAAGCGGCCAACACAATTGAGCTGCTCGAAAAGCAAATTGAAAATGCAGGCGATAATATTCAAACCTTAGATGACGAGGTAAATAATATCGAAAGCGTGTTAAGCGTTATCCAAGGCATTGCTGAGCAAACCAACTTACTTGCCCTTAATGCCGCAATTGAGGCAGCCCGTGCAGGTGATCAAGGACGCGGTTTTGCGGTTGTTGCCGACGAAGTACGTCAGCTAGCCCAGCGTACCCAAGCCAGCACCGAAGAAATTCAACAAATGATTGCTAAACTACAATCGGCAACCAAAGATGCCAAATCATCGGTAACACAAAGTATTAGCACCAGTGAGGAAACCGTTACCAAATCACAAAAAGCCGCCGAAGAACTTACGCGTATTGCTGAGTCGCTCTCGGCGATTACGGAAATGAGCCATCAGATCTCTGTTGCAGCAAAAGAGCAGCTGCAAGCAGGTGAAGATACAGCGCAGCGAGTAGTGCATATTTCTGATACCGCTGAAAATACCGCGCGCGTTTCACTCGATGCGCACAAAGCCACAGATCAAATTAAATCATTTACTAAAAATCTGGAAAAAGAAATCGCCAAATTTGAAGTATGA
- the rsuA gene encoding 16S rRNA pseudouridine(516) synthase RsuA, which produces MKFPCRLDKFLSHFAEVPRSKAKIGIKRKHATINGEVIIKADTQVTRDDAVTWYGEEITAVGERYYMLNKPEDFICANSDEMHQTVFDLLDEPMMDKLHVAGRLDIDTTGLVLITSDGDWSHKITSPRHQKYKVYLIETEQPITDEMCEQLTDGVMLHGEKSATKPAIVEKIADYSMRLSIYEGKYHQVKRMLAAVDNRVVVLHREKIGTVALDPNLAPGEYRPLTQHEVETISS; this is translated from the coding sequence ATTAAATTCCCTTGCCGCCTTGATAAATTTTTAAGCCATTTTGCCGAAGTGCCGCGCTCAAAAGCAAAGATCGGTATTAAAAGAAAACACGCAACAATTAATGGCGAAGTGATTATCAAAGCCGATACACAAGTAACTCGCGATGACGCTGTTACTTGGTATGGTGAAGAGATCACCGCTGTAGGTGAGCGCTATTACATGCTGAATAAACCGGAAGACTTTATTTGCGCCAATAGCGATGAAATGCATCAAACCGTCTTTGATCTACTCGATGAACCTATGATGGATAAACTCCATGTCGCTGGGCGACTCGATATCGATACAACAGGGCTTGTGTTAATTACATCAGACGGCGATTGGAGCCACAAAATCACTTCACCACGCCATCAAAAATACAAAGTGTATTTAATTGAAACAGAACAGCCAATTACAGACGAAATGTGCGAACAACTAACTGATGGCGTGATGTTGCATGGTGAAAAAAGTGCAACAAAGCCTGCGATCGTTGAAAAAATCGCTGATTATTCTATGCGCCTTTCAATTTATGAAGGTAAATATCACCAAGTTAAACGCATGCTAGCTGCTGTTGATAACCGTGTAGTAGTGCTTCATCGTGAAAAAATTGGCACTGTGGCGCTTGATCCAAACTTAGCCCCTGGTGAATATCGCCCACTAACTCAGCACGAAGTTGAAACAATTTCCAGTTAG